Proteins encoded together in one Juglans regia cultivar Chandler chromosome 9, Walnut 2.0, whole genome shotgun sequence window:
- the LOC109003749 gene encoding uncharacterized protein LOC109003749, translated as MDKTWMDIEDRFVSNEYASGVNQFIAMAREHAPGGVDIRCPCRRCRNMFFQPINVVEDHLFIIGIDPSYKAWIFHGEDEVLGVSSSNSGDETSLNDGYIDDMDEMLDDIQHGASMDHSDSVQRPTHGVSEGGPGANFADLLEDARRPLYPSCLKFSKLSFIVKLLHIKTVGGWSVKSFNMVIKLLKDAFPNTLLPDSYNEACRLEHSLGFNYTKIDACLNDCVLFWNEHSDKEKCPKCNTPRWVLSTNKVKKIPQKVLRYFPLIPRLQRLFVSSKTAVAMKWHASERVNDDNVMRHPADSKVWKDFDLHYPTFASNSRNVRIGLASDGFNPFNNIAKPYSIWPMILVPYNLPPWLCMKDPYLILSLLIPGPKAPGNDIDVYLRPLIDELKYLWEDGVNTYDASTSSRFRLHAALLWTINDFPAYANLSGWSTKGKLACPTCNDETDSLWLVYGRKHCYMGHRRWLSAGHRWRSKKVDFNGNTDYRHQPIHLSGDAIMEQLKEVTDV; from the coding sequence ATGGACAAGACGTGGATGGATATTGAAGATAGATTTGTGTCTAACGAATATGCATCGGGGGTTAACCAGTTCATCGCTATGGCTCGGGAACATGCACCCGGAGGAGTTGACATTAGGTGTCCGTGTCGTAGATGCCGTAATATGTTCTTCCAACCAATAAATGTGGTCGAAGACCATTTATTTATCATAGGGATTGATCCTTCTTATAAGGCCTGGATATTCCACGGTGAGGATGAAGTATTGGGTGTTAGTTCCTCAAATTCTGGTGATGAGACAAGCTTGAATGATGGCTACATTGATGATATGGATGAGATGCTGGATGACATTCAGCATGGAGCCTCTATGGACCACTCAGACAGCGTTCAAAGACCTACTCATGGTGTATCAGAAGGGGGTCCAGGTGCCAACTTTGCTGACTTGTTAGAAGATGCACGTCGTCCACTCTATCCATCGTGCCTAAAGTTCTCAAAGCTATCATTTATCGTAAAGTTGCTTCATATCAAGACAGTTGGTGGTTGGAGTGTTAAATCCTTTAACATGGTTATCAAGTTGTTGAAAGATGCATTTCCTAATACTCTTCTCCCTGACTCATACAATGAGGCATGCCGCTTGGAACATAGCCTCGGCTTTAATTACACCAAGATAGATGCTTGTTTGAATGATTGTGTTCTTTTTTGGAATGAACATTCTGATAAAGAGAAGTGCCCTAAATGCAACACTCCGAGGTGGGTGTTAAGCACTAATAAGGTAAAGAAAATTCCACAAAAAGTGCTGAGATATTTTCCTTTGATCCcaaggttgcaaagactatttGTGTCAAGTAAGACTGCCGTCGCAATGAAATGGCATGCTTCTGAACGGGTCAACGATGATAATGTCATGAGGCATCCTGCAGATTCGAAGGTCTGGAAAGATTTTGATCTCCATTATCCTACATTTGCCTCAAATTCTCGTAATGTGAGAATCGGTTTAGCTAGTGATGGTTTTAACCCATTTAACAATATAGCTAAACCATACAGTATATGGCCAATGATACTCGTACCTTATAACTTGCCCCcttggttatgcatgaaagatccatacCTTATACTATCTTTGCTAATCCCTGGCCCAAAAGCACCTGGTAATGATATTGACGTCTATCTACGCCCTTTAATTGACGAATTGAAATATTTGTGGGAAGATGGAGTTAATACATACGATGCCTCTACCTCATCTAGGTTTCGCTTACATGCCGCATTACTATGGACCATTAATGACTTTCCAGCGTATGCTAATCTTTCTGGGTGGAGCACAAAGGGAAAGCTGGCATGTCCAACATGCAATGATGAGACAGATTCATTGTGGTTGGTCTATGGGCGAAAGCATTGTTACATGGGTCATCGTCGGTGGTTGTCGGCAGGGCACAGGTGGAGATCTAAAAAGGTTGATTTTAATGGTAATACGGATTATCGGCATCAACCTATACATTTGTCAGGAGATGCTATAATGGAACAGTTGAAAGAAGTGACAGATGTATAG
- the LOC109003760 gene encoding uncharacterized protein LOC109003760 has product MIITTYCTASTWSMIHMKLQFLEGQLVDKAVWQCLCERWGSEDFKNLSARNKQNRSNQRINHTGGRKSFVRLMEEKREQAPNYVTFYKEVHWSRKKGRFVTEAAEQNYNMMVELLNEMPPEDAGDDNANANAVFKEVLGSRLGYVRGLGHLVIPKPSESLLSNREFIRLREENEKNKAEAEGFKRKLETFMVDVSKMQACFEEFDRLNSRVTELESQRESQRETPGDA; this is encoded by the exons atgattatcACTACCTACTGCACTGCAAGTACATGGAGTATGATACACATGAAGCTGCAATTTCTGGAGGGACAGTTGGTGGACAAGGCTGTTTGGCAATGTTTGTGTGAGAGATGGGGGAGTGAAGACTTTAAG AACCTATCTGCGCGGAACAAACAAAATAGGTCCAATCAAAGGATAAATCACACGGGTGGCAGGAAGTCTTTTGTTAGGCTAATGGAGGAAAAG CGGGAACAAGCTCCGAATTATGTTACTTTTTACAAAGAGGTGCATTGGTCTAGAAAAAAGGGGAGATTTGTCACTGAAGCTGCTGAGCAAAATTAC AATATGATGGTGGAGCTGTTGAATGAGATGCCACCAGAAGATGCGGGGGATGATaatgcaaatgcaaatgctGTGTTCAAGGAGGTTTTGGGATCTCGATTGGGCTATGTTAGAGGGTTAGGCCACTTAGTTATACCTAAACCATCTGAATCATTGTTGTCCAATAGAGAGTTTATACGACTTAGGGAGGAGAATGAGAAGAACAAGGCTGAGGCGGAGGGCTTCAAGAGGAAACTTGAGACGTTTATGGTTGATGTCTCAAAAATGCAAGCTTGTTTTGAAGAATTTGACAGGCTGAATAGCCGTGTTACAGAATTGGAGTCACAGAGGGAGTCTCAACGGGAGACTCCGGGAGATGCATAG